The window TGTAATGTTTGGGAAGTAATGGCCTGGGAATCTTTTTCTTTCTGCTGCACATATACATTCACTTTAGGCTGGCGCCTGATGACATCATAGAAATTCATGTAGCGGTAGGCCGGCAGATCGGCCATACGGTCGGTAGTGAGCACCAACCCCGTGTTGCTGTTTTGTGTGGTGTACCAGATGCTATTCTCGCGGGCGGTATCGGTGGTTTGGTACACGGTAAAAATGCTGGCGCTGCGCCAATCGCGGCTGCCGAGGTGCACGGGCAGACTGTGCCGGCCATCGAGCACCAATGCCGGATGAAAATTCAGGTGCTGCAGCGTGGCCTGATCATAGGTGAGCCAGGTGGTATCAGTAGGTAAGCGGCTGCGTAAGCCAGCCTTGTTGTTGTTGGTATCTGCGGCATACCAGCGTATAGCGCCACCCACCCCACCGGGATTGGGGGTAGGGGATTGCGCAGGCGCCACACAATAAGAAATGCCCAGCACAACCAGGAGTGCGACGATTTTCATGGTTTCAATATTTAGAGCTTTGCTAAGGACTACCTAATGTTTTCAAGAGCGGATATGTCAGTCATTAACAGTGGCGGTGGTGCTTAGTTACTCTCGAAGAAGGAGGACATATTGAATCCCACGGAAAGCTCCCACACGGAGTTGTTATTTTTCGTGGCGATGAAATTATAAGAGTTGGCCTGTGTTTCTACCGCACTGGTGGCGCTCCAGTAAAAGCGGCCGTTGATCTTCACCGCGTCCTTGATCATCCAGGACGCATCTACTGCCACCCCGAAATTATTTTTGCCCCGCAACACATTGCGCAGTTGCTGCTGTTGTTGCAGGTCGGTACCAAATGCTTCTTCTTTGCCTTCGCCCCAGGAGGTATATTTTAAATTTCTTGTAGCTACGTTAATACCAAGGAATGGTCCGGCGCCCAACGCCACTGTTTTTTCAAAAGGAAACCATTTGGCCAGTCCTACCAGGTTCACATACTGGTAGGCGAACTCCATTTTGTAATGGAAGTCGCGCTCGTAGTTGCTGAACTCTACGTTGCCGCCCTGCCTGGCATACAGGATCTCTGTCTGGAACCCCAGCCGTTTATCTACCAGGTTGTAATCGTAATAGATACCCAGGTGCCAGCCGTAGCGGCCTGTTTCTGTGATGCTGTAATTAATAAAGTAAGGTTCGCTGAGGATGATGGTGGACAGGTTGCTTATTTTTGAATAATTGGCCCCGGTTTTGAAGCCGAACGCATATTCCTGGGCATGTGTAGTGCGGTGGCACAAGAGTAATAGCAGCCAGCAAAGTGCCATCCTGATCATCCGCATGGGTTGGGTGTTTGGCTGTAAAGGTTGTGGAAAATATGGGATGGAGCAATCCCATGAAGATGGGAGAATTGGAGGGAGGCACGAAATTGACTGGCTGTTTTTAGTTTTTTTACGGCGTTTTTTGTAACTTCCATTTATATGAATAACAGCGGCTTATATTATCTTTCTGCTTTCTTCTTACCTGTTGGTGCTCAACTGCCGCTGCGCCGATTTCCGCGTCCCGCCTGCATTTGAGGCTTGTTTTCTTGCTACTGTCTTGCTATTATCTTGCTACTGGCTTGGCTCTGGCTTCCGACCAGGTAGGCTGATCTGTTGTGCATCCTTGCCGGACCTGCGGCGGAGCCCCGGCTGACGGTTTCCGATGAATTATCTTTTTTACGGCGTGCAAAAAGTGCAAAAAACGGACAAATCGGCCATTTGTGCAGGTTTGGACCGGAATGGGACATGCCCATTTGGAAAGGGGGTATGCGGCGTTGTAAGTTTGGATAAAACCCAATCTTATGGCAAAAGTGACCAGTTTAATTGAGCTCCGCGGAACGATTGCTGACCTGACGTTCCGCAAAACGGAGGATGGTATTATTGCAGGTATGAAACCTGGTCCTACCCGGGAGAAGGTGCTGACGCATGAAAATTTCAAACGTACACGGCGCAATGCGGCCGAGTTTAAACTGGCCATCCAAGAGGCGACGTTGTTGCGTCATGCGCTGGGCACGGCGCTGAATGGGAAAACGGGTTCTTCCCTGAACGGGCGTATGAATGGTTTGTTTTGCAGGGCCGCCCGGCAGGATGGTGTGAGTGAACTGGGAATCCGCCGGGCTTCGAAAGGGGATACCGGTTTGCTGCGTGGTTTTGATTTTAATAAGCAATTATTGCTGGAGCAGGCGCTGCCTGTTCGATTAACGCATCAACTGGATGTAGAGACGGGCGTCTGCCGGGCGGAAGTGCCTTGTTTTATTGCCCGGAAGCGAAAAGGGTTTCCCGTGGCGGCTACGCATTTCCGTATTGTATCGTGGGTGGCAATGATTGATTTTATTCATGGGCATTACAGGCAGGATGTGCAGCGGAGTGAGCTGTTGCCGTTGCGTAAGAAAACGCCGGAAGGGATGTGTTTTGAACACCGGCTGGAACCGGGCGCCGGAAAGGTGATGGTACAAGTGTTGGGTATGGAGTTTTATAAGGTGGTGGAGGGGAAAGAGGTGTTGGTGAAGGGCAGCGCGGTGCGGATACTGGAGGCGGTGAGGGTGGAAGAAAAAGGCAACGAGGCAACAAGGCATCAAGGCAGCGAGGAAGGGGAGCCAGAAGGCAATGATGTATTGAGGCATCCCACGTTCGCTGAAGCTTCGGTGGGCGAGGAAGTAGGGAAACACGAGATGAAGCCGAGCTGTGCGCCCATTTTCGGCCCAGTAAGGGCCCCCGCTGGAGTAAAGACAGCACCTACAAAACAATGGCCCCAGGGTGGGTTACATAAATACCCTTAGCCACCGGCTGATTAATCATTAATACAATGGAATACTCTATCGCCTACTTGTAGTTGCCTGCCCCGGTGATGTATTATTGTGCAGTGATTTAAATCCTTCACTTTAAAAAATCACTTTATGGGTCGCTATCTTCTCAGCAGCGGTTTTACCAGGCAATTCCAGCAGGAATCTACCTGTCATTTCGATGTAGCAGCAATACCTTGCCAACACCTGCTTGTTAAAACGTTTGGCCACAACGAAACTGACATCCGTTCTTTCAGTCAATGGCTGGCACCCCAATTGCACGACGAAGCTATTATCCAGGGCCTGCAAGACAAACTGGCCAATCATGATATTCCCGCCACGCAACGCTTATACGCATTTGTACAGGAGACCAGTCAGGAATTGGCTGCCCAGGCCAAGGCAGAACCGTATACAGCCCATTATTATAATCATTTGATAACCCTGCTTCATTCTTTCCTGGACCTGATCGATGCTTTTACGATGCATGGTCTTCAAATGATTGCCTGCTCCACCACAGTATGCAGTACCGCAGTAAACAGCCAGCCGGAAAATAGTGAATGGGTGAGCAAGGTGTACAACGTTATGGAAGATTACCAGTACCAGATCATGGAATATTTTCAACACTTTGAGTTGCTTTTAACAAAAGAATCAGCCGGCACCGAAAATAATAGCCGTGTACTGGTTAAGTCGTATGTAGCTCACTACCTCGATACCATCCTCCACCACACAGAGCAACTGATTAATAACACTGATTCAATACTGGAAATGCTGCATGGCTGGGAAACAGCCCTTCAAAACCGGGAAGAGCAGGAGTTGTATAACTGATGTTCTTTTGAATTGTTCTACGCAGTTCTGGTCGTTTCCCCGTACAATTCTTTTCTCCCGCCTTGCTTCCAATAATTATTGGCTGTTGCAAATACTATGTCCAAATCAACCCGCTATAAAGTCCATTTTATACCCCATCTGCTGAGACGCTGAACTTTAGTTTTGTGTATACGCGCATTATCAGGATGCTGGTGCCGATGGTCTGTTCGTCACCGGTGTTCAAAAACAAGTATTATCAAAACAAACTACAAGAAAATGACAACAACAGATTTTACGCTCACGCTAACAACGGAGAAAACTCCTCAGGAAGTGTTTAAGGCTATTACCAACGTTCGTGGTTGGTGGTCAGGATATTATTCTGAAGAAATCATAGGCAATACGGATAAACCTGGTGATGAGTTTAGTTTTCGTGCCGGAGATGGCGTACATTATAGCAAACAAAAACTGGTAGAAGTAATACCCAACAAAAAAGTGGTATGGCTGGTAACGGAAAGTGAACTGAGTTTTGTTGGTGAGAAGCATGAGTGGACGGGTACCAAAGTGATTTTTGACATTTCAGAAAAAGGGGGTAAAACCGAACTCGTATTTACCCACGAAGGGTTGAATCCAGCATTTGAATGTTATGAAGCCTGTGCTCCGACCTGGGCTCAATATCTACGCAACAAATTATTGCCGTTGATAAATACTGGTAAGTTGCAATAGCACACAGAGCAACTGATTAGCAACACCGATTCAACACTGGAAATGCTGCATGGCTGGGAGATAGCCCTGCTAAGCCGGGAAGAGCAGGAGTTGTATAACTGATGTTTTTTAAAGGAAGGCCCGCCGTGGCGGTGCGGAGTAACAGAGAGGCAGGGCTATGATTTTTCCCCTGCATTGGTAAAATCCTGCTTCCTTATATTCAACTTAGCCATTTTTGATTCCAGGGTGGTAGGTTTAATATTCAGTAATTCCGCAGCGCCATTGATCCCCCGTATCCGGCCTTTTGTTTTTCTGAGAATGGAAGTAATATATTCCTTTTCAGTTTCCCGATGAATATCCTTCATCTCTTCAAGGGTATTGACACTCGTGTTAACGGCCAGTTTGGAAGTTGTTAGGGAAAGCTTCCGTGCTAATTGCAATGCTGACTTGCCATCATTGAGTACAACGGATTGTTCCAGGACGTTTTCGAGTTCGCGAATATTCCCCGGCCAATGGTATGCATACAGTTCTTCCATCATGGATGCAGCGATACCATGGAATGGCTTATTGAAAGCCCTGCAAAACTTATTTGCAAAGAATAGAGATAGTGCTTCGATATCCGTTTTCCGTTCCCGCAAGGGTGGCAGGGTGATAGGAAAAACGTTTAAACGATAATACAGATCAAGCCTGAAATTCCCATCTGCTACTTCTTTTTCAAGGTTCCGGTAGGTTGCTGTCACAATGCGGACATTAACTTTTACCGGTGAACTTCCCCCTACATATTCAATTTCCCTTTCCTGCAAAACACGTAATAATTTCACCTGCAGGGCAAGTGGCAATTCTCCGATCTCATCTAAAAAGATAGTTCCGCCATCAGCTAATTCGAACTTGCCTTTTCTTTTTTCAATAGCGCCTGTAAAAGCGCCTTTTTCATGACCGAACAACTCAGACTCAATCAATGTGGCTGGAATAGCAGCACAATTCACCTTTATGAATGGCCCCTTCCTCCTGGGCGAAAGTGAATGTATGGATTGCGCTACGCGCTCTTTTCCGGTACCACTCTCACCCAGTAATAAAACAGAAGTACTATAGGGTGCTACCTGTGCCGCAAGATCCAATGCAGCCAATAACAGATGATGACTTCCGATAATGCTTTTGAATCCGGCATGGCTCATTACTTCATCGGGTATCTTATTGGTAGAAACAGGCCGGCTTATTGCCACGGCTGATTCCGTACCATAATAAATTGTTTTTTCGGCCAGCTCTTCCAGGCAGGTTTTCAAACGTCCCAATAGGCCAATATGGTCTTTGGTGTAAATACGGGCTTGCCGGCTGTAGAAGAAATAGTGAACGGATAGTCCGTAGCCCAAAGTAACCGGAAATACAAGGTATGACTTCAGTTGGAAATGATCCAACATGATCCTTTGCAGCGAAGTCTTAGTAGTTTTTTTTGTTGCAGGCTCATTGCCATAAACCCCTGCTTTGCTATCTGTATGACTGTTTCCAATGATTACAGAAAGCTCGTTTTTATGTAAACCTGTAATGGTCATTAATTCCTTTTCACCGACAAACTGGTATTCATCAAACCCGATACGCAGATATCCCGCATCACCCAACTGCTCAGCATCCAGTGGCCTGATTCCCGATGTAATAAGATCAAATGGTATAAAAGACTGTATCGCCCTGGCTACCTTCAACAATTTCCGGGGAGCATCTGAAGTTTCATTGCTTATTGCTGCTAACTGTTTTTGTAAATATTCTTCCTGCCGCAATTTTGATTCAAGGCTATTGGTGTGACGATACCATGCGATATCCAGCGTGATCAGCAGATCCTGTTCCCTGAATGGCTTCACAAGAAATCCATAAGGATCAGTTGTCTTTGCTTCTTCCAGTATTGGTTGGGTTGCATAAGCGGATAAATAAACAAAAGCGATATTGTCGGCCCTTAGCTTCCTGGCAAGATCAATGCCCGACTGATCTCCCTCCAACCGGATATCCAGGATCACAAGGTCAGGTTTATGCTTCATCAGCAGTTCATCGGCCTCTTCCACGGAAGTGGCAATGCCAGTTACCCTGTAACCAGCCTGCCTTAATATTAACCGCAGATCATTGGCTACAACAAATTCATCTTCTACAATAAGTATTTTTTTACTCATAAGATCTGTTGTTTAAAAATTAGCCAAAGTTTCGTCCGTTATTTGTTTGCTGATAAGGGCAAACCTGATCGTAATATGCAGGCCATTATTATTTACCATATTGAACCGGCCTTTCAATTGCCTGGCAAGTCCCTGCACCAATTCAAGCCCCAGCGAGCTATGTTCTATTAGATCAACATCCACTGGCAAACCAATGCCATTGTCTGATATATTCAGTAATAACTGATCAGTTCCGTCATGTTGCAGACTGATACGCACCATTCCCTTCCGTTCATGGGGAAATGCATACTTAATGGCATTCACGATGCACTCATTAATGATCAATCCCAACGGCACTGCCTGCGATACATCAAGATCTAACCGTTCAATAGCCTGTTCAAAAACGATCCGGTTCCTCGTGCCAAGGCTGTCCTGAGCATGGTTTACCAATTCATTGATATATTCAGCCATGGCAATGGAAGCAATATTTTCAGACTGATAAAGCTTTTGATGGATCAGCGACATGGCATATACCCGGCGCTTACTGTCCTGGATAGCAGTGAACGCAGCATCATTATTGATATACACGGCTTGCGAATTGAGCAGGCTCATTACCATTTGAAGATTGTTCTTTACACGATGGTGTATTTCTTTTAATAACCATTCCTTGTCCGTAAGTAGCTGTTCCAGTTGTACGTTTTTTTGAGTCACCACTTTATTATTCTTTCGTCTCAAATGGCTTTGCCGGTATAATAACCCCGCAATGATCAATACGGCGGCAATACCTGCGAGCGTTAAATTTTTTACCAGTCTTGCCTGTTCCAAATTGGCCTTTTCCAGTGTTGCCTGTTCATGTAATAAGGCGATCTGATCTTCTTTTTCCTGTGTCTCGTACATCACCTGCAGCTCTTCCGCCTGTCGTATTTTTGTCACCTTGAAATTGGAATCCAGCAACGCTTTGTATTTCCTGTAATGGGCTGTCATGGACACATGATCGTTCATAATTGAATCGATATGGATCAGCCAATGATACGCATAAAGGTTGGACGATAGCTCCTGGTTGATCATCAAAGGTGTTGCGATCAGTTTTTCAAAATATGCTTTTGCCTTTCCGTATTGCCCCTGCTTCAGGTATAAATGGGCAAACTGATCATTGACCGTGCCCCTCAAAAATGGTCCTCTGATGCCTTCGGCCAACGTCTCCAGTGAATCCATCTTTTTGATGTATAGCTCCGCCAGGTCCAGCTTCCCAAGGGATGTATAACAGGTAGCAAGCACGTTGAAATAACGGAATTGATCTGCCAAATTCGACGGGGCGTTTACCTTTCTTGATATAGCCATCGCCAGGTCGAGCGCTTCCTGTGAACGGCCTTGCCCACACATGTAGGAAACAATGTCGTTCAACACGCCATATCCCGCCGGGTCACGGTCGATCACAAACCGGTCCAATGCTTTTTGCGTAAGATCATATCGCTCCTTGTCTTCCCTGCCCTCTAAAGCATACAAACCCGATAAGCGACTATAAAAATGAGCCCATCCGATACTGTCACGGCTGCTCTCGGCAACTTTGATCGTTTGCAATGCATAGCGCAATGGTTCCCCAAACTGCCCCTGAAAAGATGTAACCATCGCAATAGCGTCCGAATTATAATGGATGTAGGGATAATGAATAGATTCTTCCAGCCTGATCGCTTGTAAGAATATCCTGTTGGCAGCTTCCAATTGCCCGGAGACCACGAGCATATAACCCAGGTCAGTCAACGCATTGATCTCCCCCTCCGTGTTGCCCAGGCTATGGTACAGGCCCGACGCTGTCTGTAAGTCCGTCACTTTACCTTGAAAGGTGGCCTGCATAGGAGCCGTGTACATGCCCCGGTAGGCAAATGCCCTTGCTTCTGTTGCTTTATCGCCGGCTTTCCGGCATTGATCGATCAGGAGATTGTAAATAGAATCACCTTTGGGGTGATTGACCTGTACATACATTTTTCCAAGCAGGCAAAGCCCTATCCTGCCCAGTCTTTCTTCTTTCAAAGACCTGCTTTCTGCAATGGCCGTACTTAGAAAATAGTCAACACTGTCTCTATACCTGGAATAATTACCGGGTTGAAAAGCATAGTAAGAACCCAGCAGCAACAGCAGTTCCAGCCGCTTACGGCCTGTTGCTTTGGCAAGCTGCTGCATGCCAACACCTGCCTCCCGCCGGTCTATCCATTGCGATTGCGCAAACAATGCCCCGTCACCAAATCCTTCTGCCAGCACCGGAAACCGGCTCAACCCCAGCGACCGGCTGGCTGTATACAAACAGGTGTCATGATCAACCAGTCCTTCCTTGGCAACAACGATATAAGTGGAGCTAAGCAACAAGTTCAGCCTTTGCCATGATTCTTTGTCCTTAGACGGGTGATAGTAGGAATATCCCGAAACGACTTGTTTAACGGCGCTTTGAGATTGCCCGTCAAAAGATATCAATACACCGGACAGCATGCACATAAGAACCACCCTGGACATATTTTTTTCTTTTTGCATATTGTAACAGAATCTTTTGCAAAGCAAAACTGAATTGAAAGTTAACGCTTTCCGGGCGGCGGAACGGGAAATGCTACTCCGAAACATTGGAGTTTCGGAGCCGGAACTCCAATGTTTCGGAGTAGCCTGCCAGTATTTCTTTCGGGCTCACCTTATAGATAGTTCCCTAAAAAATTGCCTTCCAGTTTATTAAGAATTTACGCTTTCCTGATATGATTGTTGCTGCCAAATGGCATGCAAGTAGCCATAATACGCAAAACAAATTGTATGACACATTCAACTCAATGGGGCGCCCCTACGCCTATCGACCCTAAAAAGGGTTTCAGGATCCACTTAATTGTTTTCCTCCTTGCCACCCCTGCAATCTGGCTTGTATGGTACCTGACCGATCGGACCTATCCCTGGCCGTTGTGGTCCACCCCGGCATGGGCAATCGGCGTACTCTTCCACTACCTGGGTGTATTTGTTTTTAAAAAATCAAAGAACAATTAAAGAACAGCATCATGGATAAGCAACAAAAAACATTCAGACGTATCGTAACAGGTCATGATGCAAACGGGAAGGCCATCATTATTTCTGATGCACCTCCTGTACATACACAACTGGTGGGCGGCCCTGGAGGGCCTACCTTCTTTGAAGTATGGCATACGTTAGAAACACCTGCTTTAATTCAGGCCCGGCCCTATGAGCCGGATGAGAAAGGATTGGTATTGCCGCCACCCAAAAGCGGTACGCGTATCCGGGCGATCGAATTTCCACCGGAAGGCGAAGAAATAAGAAAACTTACATCCACAGATGCGGCTGCCAAATTCAGGTCAATGGGTGATGAGAAAGCGTCTACATCAGATGAAGCAGCTCCTCATCCATTGATGCACCGGACAAAAACGGTCGATTACGGGATCGTACTGGAGGGCGAGATCACATTGGTCCTTGATCGCGGAGAGGCGACCATTCAGGCTGGTGATATTGTTATTCAGAACGGCACCAATCATGCCTGGGCAAACCGGTCAGGCAAGCCCTGCCGTATGATCTTCATCCTGATCGATGGCGAATTCACCAATGAAATTACCTAACCAGTAAACTAACAGTATGCGTATAAGACCGTTACCTCCGGATTCCCTTAGCCCGGAG of the Paraflavitalea devenefica genome contains:
- a CDS encoding outer membrane beta-barrel protein; this translates as MRMIRMALCWLLLLLCHRTTHAQEYAFGFKTGANYSKISNLSTIILSEPYFINYSITETGRYGWHLGIYYDYNLVDKRLGFQTEILYARQGGNVEFSNYERDFHYKMEFAYQYVNLVGLAKWFPFEKTVALGAGPFLGINVATRNLKYTSWGEGKEEAFGTDLQQQQQLRNVLRGKNNFGVAVDASWMIKDAVKINGRFYWSATSAVETQANSYNFIATKNNNSVWELSVGFNMSSFFESN
- a CDS encoding SRPBCC family protein; this encodes MTTTDFTLTLTTEKTPQEVFKAITNVRGWWSGYYSEEIIGNTDKPGDEFSFRAGDGVHYSKQKLVEVIPNKKVVWLVTESELSFVGEKHEWTGTKVIFDISEKGGKTELVFTHEGLNPAFECYEACAPTWAQYLRNKLLPLINTGKLQ
- a CDS encoding sigma 54-interacting transcriptional regulator; its protein translation is MSKKILIVEDEFVVANDLRLILRQAGYRVTGIATSVEEADELLMKHKPDLVILDIRLEGDQSGIDLARKLRADNIAFVYLSAYATQPILEEAKTTDPYGFLVKPFREQDLLITLDIAWYRHTNSLESKLRQEEYLQKQLAAISNETSDAPRKLLKVARAIQSFIPFDLITSGIRPLDAEQLGDAGYLRIGFDEYQFVGEKELMTITGLHKNELSVIIGNSHTDSKAGVYGNEPATKKTTKTSLQRIMLDHFQLKSYLVFPVTLGYGLSVHYFFYSRQARIYTKDHIGLLGRLKTCLEELAEKTIYYGTESAVAISRPVSTNKIPDEVMSHAGFKSIIGSHHLLLAALDLAAQVAPYSTSVLLLGESGTGKERVAQSIHSLSPRRKGPFIKVNCAAIPATLIESELFGHEKGAFTGAIEKRKGKFELADGGTIFLDEIGELPLALQVKLLRVLQEREIEYVGGSSPVKVNVRIVTATYRNLEKEVADGNFRLDLYYRLNVFPITLPPLRERKTDIEALSLFFANKFCRAFNKPFHGIAASMMEELYAYHWPGNIRELENVLEQSVVLNDGKSALQLARKLSLTTSKLAVNTSVNTLEEMKDIHRETEKEYITSILRKTKGRIRGINGAAELLNIKPTTLESKMAKLNIRKQDFTNAGEKS
- a CDS encoding histidine kinase dimerization/phosphoacceptor domain -containing protein, which codes for MSRVVLMCMLSGVLISFDGQSQSAVKQVVSGYSYYHPSKDKESWQRLNLLLSSTYIVVAKEGLVDHDTCLYTASRSLGLSRFPVLAEGFGDGALFAQSQWIDRREAGVGMQQLAKATGRKRLELLLLLGSYYAFQPGNYSRYRDSVDYFLSTAIAESRSLKEERLGRIGLCLLGKMYVQVNHPKGDSIYNLLIDQCRKAGDKATEARAFAYRGMYTAPMQATFQGKVTDLQTASGLYHSLGNTEGEINALTDLGYMLVVSGQLEAANRIFLQAIRLEESIHYPYIHYNSDAIAMVTSFQGQFGEPLRYALQTIKVAESSRDSIGWAHFYSRLSGLYALEGREDKERYDLTQKALDRFVIDRDPAGYGVLNDIVSYMCGQGRSQEALDLAMAISRKVNAPSNLADQFRYFNVLATCYTSLGKLDLAELYIKKMDSLETLAEGIRGPFLRGTVNDQFAHLYLKQGQYGKAKAYFEKLIATPLMINQELSSNLYAYHWLIHIDSIMNDHVSMTAHYRKYKALLDSNFKVTKIRQAEELQVMYETQEKEDQIALLHEQATLEKANLEQARLVKNLTLAGIAAVLIIAGLLYRQSHLRRKNNKVVTQKNVQLEQLLTDKEWLLKEIHHRVKNNLQMVMSLLNSQAVYINNDAAFTAIQDSKRRVYAMSLIHQKLYQSENIASIAMAEYINELVNHAQDSLGTRNRIVFEQAIERLDLDVSQAVPLGLIINECIVNAIKYAFPHERKGMVRISLQHDGTDQLLLNISDNGIGLPVDVDLIEHSSLGLELVQGLARQLKGRFNMVNNNGLHITIRFALISKQITDETLANF
- a CDS encoding 2TM domain-containing protein — translated: MTHSTQWGAPTPIDPKKGFRIHLIVFLLATPAIWLVWYLTDRTYPWPLWSTPAWAIGVLFHYLGVFVFKKSKNN
- a CDS encoding cupin domain-containing protein produces the protein MDKQQKTFRRIVTGHDANGKAIIISDAPPVHTQLVGGPGGPTFFEVWHTLETPALIQARPYEPDEKGLVLPPPKSGTRIRAIEFPPEGEEIRKLTSTDAAAKFRSMGDEKASTSDEAAPHPLMHRTKTVDYGIVLEGEITLVLDRGEATIQAGDIVIQNGTNHAWANRSGKPCRMIFILIDGEFTNEIT